In Necator americanus strain Aroian chromosome IV, whole genome shotgun sequence, the following proteins share a genomic window:
- a CDS encoding hypothetical protein (NECATOR_CHRIV.G14556.T1), translated as MPLCITFIVSEKAFDSVESLSLGQLGGPYTVHRAESEKTMFMRNGWISDAPFTLNGISDCTCYGNEHDARPDPQAGQKETSGMGSAQEHRGCSGEDQEHPAACSLL; from the exons atgccgctgtgcATCACCTTCATCGTCTCGgagaaggcctttgactcagttgagtcATTAAGCCTTGGACAGCTAGGCGGTCCCTATACAGTACATagag CCGAATCtgaaaagacgatgttcatgcgaaacggatggatctcggatgctCCATTTACGCTCAACGGAATATCCGATTGTACTTGCTACGGAAATGAGCATGATGCACGACCTGACCCCCAAGCTGGGCAGAAAGAGACGAGCGGCATGGGGAGCgcacaagagcatcgaggatgtagtggaGAAGATCAGGAACACCCAGCTGCGTGCTCACTTCTTTAA
- a CDS encoding hypothetical protein (NECATOR_CHRIV.G14557.T1): MLHLRSTEYPIVLATEMSMMHDLTPKLGRKRRAAWGAHKSIEDVVEKIRNTQLRAHFFNITVLPALTYASETWALSKQEENAVSVTECAVERVMTGVSRCTQLRDDSKFSPTSLCRRDRRLEAPRFLRNSK, translated from the coding sequence atgctCCATTTACGCTCAACGGAATATCCGATTGTACTTGCTACGGAAATGAGCATGATGCACGACCTGACCCCCAAGCTGGGCAGAAAGAGACGAGCGGCATGGGGAGCgcacaagagcatcgaggatgtagtggaGAAGATCAGGAACACCCAGCTGCGTGCTCACTTCTTTAACATCACCGTACTTCCCGCTTTGAcatatgcttcagaaacctgggcacttagcaagcaggaagaaaatgcggtgagtGTCACTGAATGCGCAGTTGAAAGAGTGATGACAGGAGTATCCCGCTGCACACAATTGAGAGacgattcgaagttctctcctacgtcattGTGTCGTCGTGATCGAAGATTAGAAGCCCCGCGTTTCCTAAGGAATTCAAAATAA
- a CDS encoding hypothetical protein (NECATOR_CHRIV.G14558.T1), whose translation MKFYPCLSNRQESPDSGEKFGTVAPGKTQLQESHRLLKRKRTRMTVGTCNACTFASEAAIEDLMMQEKKIKYDVIGMTETRRRHPLNAVYETGEELFLGTCDRSGVGGVGVLVITSMVKNIDAFERLDPNRMSADGKMWSNSSFDYFFAYAIRIAPS comes from the coding sequence aTGAAATTTTACCCATGTCTCAGCAATAGACaagagtctcctgactccGGAGAAAAGtttggtacggtagcgccaggaaagacgCAGTTGCAGGAGTCACATAGGTTACTGAAACGGAagaggactaggatgacggtCGGTACTTGTAACGCATGTACGTTTGCATCAGAAGCGGCCAtagaagatctgatgatgcaagaaaagaagattaagtacgacgtcatcggaatgaccgagacgagacgacgtcaccctctcaacgccgtatatgaaactggagaagaattgttcttaggaacatgtgACAGAAGTGgggttggtggagttggcgtcctcgttaTCACGAGTATGGTAAAGAACATCGACGCTTTCGAACGACTAGACCCGAATCGGATGTCTGCGGATgggaagatgtggtccaactcTAGCTTTGACTACTTCTTCGCTTACGCCATAAGGATAGCACCAAGTTAA
- a CDS encoding hypothetical protein (NECATOR_CHRIV.G14558.T2): protein MGMKFYPCLSNRQESPDSGEKFGTVAPGKTQLQESHRLLKRKRTRMTVGTCNACTFASEAAIEDLMMQEKKIKYDVIGMTETRRRHPLNAVYETGEELFLGTCDRSGVGGVGVLVITSMVKNIDAFERLDPNRMSADGKMWSNSSFDYFFAYAIRIAPS from the coding sequence atgggcaTGAAATTTTACCCATGTCTCAGCAATAGACaagagtctcctgactccGGAGAAAAGtttggtacggtagcgccaggaaagacgCAGTTGCAGGAGTCACATAGGTTACTGAAACGGAagaggactaggatgacggtCGGTACTTGTAACGCATGTACGTTTGCATCAGAAGCGGCCAtagaagatctgatgatgcaagaaaagaagattaagtacgacgtcatcggaatgaccgagacgagacgacgtcaccctctcaacgccgtatatgaaactggagaagaattgttcttaggaacatgtgACAGAAGTGgggttggtggagttggcgtcctcgttaTCACGAGTATGGTAAAGAACATCGACGCTTTCGAACGACTAGACCCGAATCGGATGTCTGCGGATgggaagatgtggtccaactcTAGCTTTGACTACTTCTTCGCTTACGCCATAAGGATAGCACCAAGTTAA
- a CDS encoding hypothetical protein (NECATOR_CHRIV.G14559.T1) yields MTSVSSVALTILSLLSIAALICGGETLPSACPDSKLDAKVRRRITEEVHKRMRDGQYDCELEKLALKYFDNKGHRNTLFHGRNITKRSFRRDLKSYNRALWFFQDAAGEWWKEFPEWYHRDNYGCYFVKRDTVIKVVCLFA; encoded by the exons ATGACATCTGTTTCATCGGTGGCTCTGACG atccTGAGCTTGCTTTCCATAGCAGCGTTGATATGTGGCGGAGAAACCCTGCCATCAGCTTGCCCAGACAGCAAACTTGACGCGAAGGTCCGCCGGCGCATCACTGAAGAGGTTCACAAGCGGATGCGCGACGGG caATACGATTgtgaattggaaaaattggCTTTGAAGTACTTCGACAATAAAGGACACCGGAACACACTTTTCCATGGCAGAAATATCACAAAAAGGTCGTTTAGAAG GGACTTGAAGAGTTACAACAGAGCCCTCTGGTTCTTCCAAGATGCTGCAGGCGAATGGTGGAAAGAATTTCCGGAA TGGTACCACAGAGACAACTACGGTTGCTATTTTGTCAAGAGGGACACCGTAATCAAAGTTGTTTGTCTTTTTGCTTAA
- a CDS encoding hypothetical protein (NECATOR_CHRIV.G14560.T2) yields the protein MPFTFDDQLTIEKSPAYFHSKAAAERIRALNPAMKIIIVVRDPVMRAISDYTQASSKRRTLGMMPTFEDMAVGDCAPWLKTNCSSKVGGVNVGWGAIRIGVYHKHMKRWLDNFPLDQIHIVDGERLVAQPALEVSRTERFLGLVPGKSGINFPCSLKGREMIAVVKPDNFGVDPAKKFPCVRRSGGSLRCLGKTKGRKHPVVRAEVLQQLRQFYKPENFKFFRMINRSFEW from the exons ATGCCCTTCACGTTCGATGATCAGTTGACGATCGAGAAAAGCCCTGCATATTTTCACAGTAAAGCTGCTGCCGAACGAATCCGCGCGCTCAATCCAGCCATGAAAATCATCATAGTGGTGCGAGATCCGGTAATGAGAGCGATATCTG ACTACACGCAAGCTTCTTCAAAGAGGAGAACACTGGGAATGATGCCAACGTTCGAAGACATGGCTGTGGGGGACTGCGCTCCATGGTTGAAGACAAACTGTTCCTCCAAAGTGGGCGGAGTTAATGTGGGATGGGGAGCGATTCGCATAGGAGTTTACCACAAACATATGAAAAGATGGCTGGACAATTTTCCATTGGACCAGATCCACATTGTTGATGGAGAACGTCTTGTTGCACAACCAGCCCTGGAAGTCAGCAGAACGGAACGATTTCTTGGACTCGTGCCAGGTAAGAGCGGAATTAATTTCCCATGTTCACTTAAGGGAAGAGAGATGATTGCAGTGGTCAAACCTGACAATTTCGGCGTCGACCCGGCTAAAAAGTTTCCGTGCGTTCGCCGTTCTGGCGGCAGTTTGCGCTGTCTCGGGAAGaccaaaggaagaaaacatccAGTGGTTCGTGCAGAAGTGCTACAACAATTGCGACAATTTTATAaaccagaaaatttcaagttcTTCCGAATGATCAATCGATCATTCGAATGGTAG